In Actinobacillus indolicus, a single genomic region encodes these proteins:
- the accD gene encoding acetyl-CoA carboxylase, carboxyltransferase subunit beta gives MSWIEKILGKTSSSSSSGKSKIPEGVWTKCTSCEQVLYSEELKRNMQVCPKCDHHMRIDARTRLLSLLDQDTAEELAAELEPQDVLKFKDLKKYKDRLSAAQKQTGEKDSFIVMYGKLYDMPVVVASFNFEFMGGSMGSVVGAKFVRAAEKALSENIPFICFSASGGARMQEALFSLMQMAKTSAVLAKMKEKGVPFISVLTDPTLGGVSASLAMLGDINIAEPKALIGFAGPRVIEQTVREKLPEGFQRSEFLMEKGAIDMIVHRKEMRDTLARLLAKITHQPTPFKTGELVEEVVEDAIEEKEA, from the coding sequence ATGAGCTGGATTGAAAAAATTTTAGGAAAAACTTCCTCGTCATCATCAAGCGGTAAATCAAAAATTCCAGAAGGCGTTTGGACAAAATGTACAAGTTGTGAGCAGGTTCTTTATAGTGAAGAACTTAAACGCAATATGCAAGTTTGCCCGAAATGCGATCATCATATGCGTATTGATGCCCGTACACGTTTATTATCCCTTTTAGACCAAGATACTGCGGAAGAATTAGCGGCAGAACTTGAACCACAAGATGTGTTGAAGTTTAAAGATCTGAAAAAATATAAAGATCGCTTAAGTGCTGCTCAAAAACAAACAGGTGAAAAAGACTCTTTCATTGTGATGTATGGCAAACTGTATGATATGCCTGTAGTGGTTGCTTCCTTTAACTTTGAGTTTATGGGCGGCTCAATGGGGTCTGTTGTTGGAGCGAAATTTGTTCGAGCGGCAGAAAAAGCATTAAGCGAAAATATTCCGTTTATCTGTTTCTCTGCTTCAGGCGGTGCACGTATGCAAGAAGCGTTATTCTCATTGATGCAAATGGCAAAAACCAGTGCGGTATTAGCAAAAATGAAAGAAAAAGGCGTGCCGTTTATCTCTGTGTTAACTGACCCAACCTTAGGCGGTGTATCGGCAAGTTTGGCGATGTTGGGCGATATTAATATTGCTGAACCTAAAGCCTTGATCGGTTTTGCAGGTCCACGTGTTATTGAGCAAACTGTCCGTGAGAAATTGCCTGAAGGCTTCCAACGCAGTGAGTTCTTAATGGAGAAAGGGGCGATTGATATGATCGTACATCGCAAAGAGATGCGTGATACCCTTGCTCGTTTACTTGCGAAAATTACCCATCAGCCAACCCCATTTAAAACGGGTGAGTTAGTTGAAGAAGTCGTAGAAGACGCTATAGAAGAAAAAGAAGCATAA
- the folC gene encoding bifunctional tetrahydrofolate synthase/dihydrofolate synthase produces MNTLVSPKATDSLETWLSYLEKSHFKPIDMGLERIREVAKGLDLLKPAPYVITVAGTNGKGSTCKLLETALLKAGLKVGVYSSPHLIHYNERVRIQGQAVGNADLIATFDYIEQHKSASLTYFEFGTLAALDLFRKAKVDVAILEVGLGGRLDATNIVDPDFAVITSIDIDHIEFLGDNREAIGREKAGIFRPNIPVVIGEPDCPQSILDYAKELQCHVFRRDIDWTFSAESDRLWWQSKAKSLTVPLPKIPQPNCATALAVLTQLPFELSDEILAEAVSEAQMTGRFQLLSEQDFAAFSQNRPLAQVIIDVGHNPHAARYLADRLAEWVQPDRKIYAVFSALVDKDLSGIVEPLEHLIDEWHCAGLQGYRGQSGTEVKNKLLTALPNVKVIAYENVVEASQFLFEKATAQDLILVFGSFHTVADFVVWIEK; encoded by the coding sequence ATGAACACATTAGTTTCACCAAAAGCCACGGATTCATTGGAAACGTGGCTTTCCTATTTAGAAAAAAGCCATTTCAAACCGATTGATATGGGCTTGGAACGTATCCGAGAAGTAGCGAAAGGGTTAGATTTACTCAAGCCAGCCCCTTATGTGATTACTGTTGCGGGTACAAACGGCAAAGGTTCAACCTGCAAGTTGCTGGAAACGGCGTTATTAAAAGCAGGATTAAAAGTTGGGGTTTATTCATCACCACACTTAATTCACTATAACGAACGTGTGCGTATTCAAGGACAAGCGGTCGGAAATGCCGATTTAATTGCAACCTTTGATTATATTGAACAGCATAAATCAGCGTCTTTAACCTATTTTGAGTTTGGCACTTTAGCGGCGTTAGATCTGTTCCGTAAGGCCAAGGTGGATGTCGCCATTTTGGAAGTGGGATTAGGCGGGCGTTTAGATGCCACTAACATTGTCGATCCTGATTTTGCGGTTATTACGTCGATTGACATTGACCACATTGAGTTTTTAGGCGATAACCGTGAAGCGATAGGTCGTGAGAAAGCAGGCATTTTCCGTCCAAATATTCCCGTCGTTATCGGCGAGCCTGATTGCCCACAGAGCATTTTGGATTATGCAAAAGAGTTGCAATGTCACGTTTTTAGACGCGATATAGATTGGACATTTTCAGCAGAATCTGACCGCTTGTGGTGGCAATCGAAAGCCAAATCTTTAACTGTTCCGCTCCCTAAAATTCCACAGCCAAACTGTGCTACGGCTTTAGCGGTTTTAACCCAGTTACCTTTTGAGTTAAGTGATGAAATCCTTGCTGAAGCAGTCTCAGAAGCACAGATGACAGGGCGTTTTCAATTATTAAGTGAACAAGATTTTGCAGCATTTTCACAAAATAGACCGCTTGCACAGGTGATTATTGACGTTGGGCATAACCCACACGCAGCTCGTTATTTGGCTGATCGCCTTGCAGAATGGGTTCAACCTGACCGCAAAATATATGCCGTATTTAGTGCCTTAGTCGATAAAGATTTATCAGGTATCGTTGAGCCTTTGGAGCATTTAATTGACGAATGGCATTGTGCAGGGCTACAGGGTTATCGAGGGCAGAGTGGTACAGAAGTAAAAAATAAACTACTTACTGCCTTACCCAATGTCAAAGTAATCGCTTATGAAAATGTGGTTGAAGCAAGTCAATTTCTCTTTGAAAAGGCTACCGCTCAAGATCTGATTTTAGTCTTTGGATCTTTCCATACTGTTGCAGATTTTGTGGTGTGGATTGAGAAATAG
- a CDS encoding restriction endonuclease subunit S: MKIKDIVKIKGGKRLPKGENLQTIPNQHPYIRVRDMKGKFISLDDLEYVPDNVFPQIRNYVVNENDVIISIVGTIGLVSIIDKKLDNASQTENCAKLSGLDYIDAQYLYYYLASDFGQEEIRKATVGAVQPKLPLYGIENIEIDWKTRNERISIVSILESLDKKIQLNTQINQTLEQIAQTIFKSWFIDFDPVHTKAEALANGQTLEQATQAAMAVISGKNTQELHRLQTANPEQYQQLWEIAEAFPSGVDEEGLPWGWEERYLKDVCNIVYGKGLPKNKLTEKGFYVFGANGVIGFYDSYTYEKPQVLIGCRGTVGQVTLSYPYSFVTNNSLVIEYENSCVSMYYLEKYLSNINLKEISSGSVQPQITIQNMSKVKILIPNIEILNFYSEKVKEIYDKRLHHFYENQSLSKVRDLLLPKLLSGEKKYVCE, encoded by the coding sequence ATGAAAATTAAAGATATTGTAAAAATTAAGGGAGGAAAAAGATTACCCAAAGGAGAAAATTTACAAACAATTCCTAATCAACATCCTTATATTCGTGTTAGGGATATGAAAGGAAAATTTATTTCTTTAGACGATCTTGAGTATGTTCCAGACAATGTTTTTCCGCAAATAAGAAATTATGTTGTAAATGAAAATGATGTGATCATCTCTATAGTTGGAACGATAGGGCTAGTAAGTATTATAGATAAGAAACTAGACAATGCTTCTCAAACCGAAAATTGTGCCAAATTATCAGGTTTGGATTATATAGATGCACAATATTTATATTATTACTTGGCTTCTGATTTTGGGCAGGAAGAAATTAGAAAAGCTACTGTTGGTGCGGTTCAACCTAAATTACCACTTTATGGAATTGAAAATATAGAGATTGATTGGAAAACAAGAAATGAAAGAATAAGTATTGTTTCTATTCTTGAAAGTTTAGACAAAAAAATCCAACTCAACACCCAAATCAACCAAACCCTAGAACAAATTGCCCAAACGATTTTTAAAAGCTGGTTTATTGATTTTGACCCCGTTCACACCAAAGCCGAAGCACTTGCCAACGGACAAACCTTGGAGCAAGCCACCCAAGCGGCAATGGCAGTGATTAGTGGTAAAAACACGCAAGAATTACACCGCTTGCAGACGGCAAACCCTGAACAATACCAACAACTATGGGAAATTGCAGAGGCGTTTCCGAGTGGGGTTGATGAGGAGGGATTGCCGTGGGGGTGGGAAGAACGATATTTAAAAGATGTTTGTAATATTGTTTATGGAAAAGGCTTACCTAAGAATAAATTAACAGAAAAAGGATTTTATGTTTTTGGTGCTAATGGCGTTATAGGTTTCTACGATAGTTACACTTATGAAAAGCCTCAAGTGTTGATAGGTTGTCGAGGAACTGTCGGTCAAGTAACATTAAGTTATCCATATTCTTTTGTTACAAATAACTCTTTAGTTATTGAATATGAAAACAGTTGTGTAAGTATGTATTATTTGGAGAAATATTTAAGCAATATTAATTTGAAGGAAATTTCATCAGGATCTGTTCAGCCTCAAATTACAATTCAGAATATGAGTAAAGTGAAAATATTAATCCCTAATATTGAAATACTAAATTTCTATTCTGAGAAAGTAAAAGAAATATATGATAAACGGCTACATCATTTTTATGAAAATCAATCTTTATCTAAAGTAAGAGATTTATTATTGCCGAAGTTGTTGAGTGGGGAGAAAAAATATGTCTGTGAATAA
- a CDS encoding type I restriction endonuclease subunit R, whose translation MLINENTIEQACLQHLQELGWDYTHGSTINADGENPWRLRTDEVVFRAVLREAVERLNPQLPSATVDEVVALVCKTDITDLTERNQQAYRYLREGVRVEYRENDEQKVEFARLIDFQQPSLNRFDVVNQLTIAGRKGNRRPDVICYINGLPVVVLELKNPLKENADLPQAFNQLQTYKQEIGDLFVYNQALVISDGILAKVGSLTADLERFTPWRVVDEKNKQRISFEHELEGLVRGLLNPVSLLDYIQNFIVFEQTSSGRLVKKIAAYHQFYGVNEAVDCTLWAASEQGNGKIGVMWHTQGSGKSLSMLFYAGKLLSQAELRNPTIVVVTDRNDLDGQLYATFSGGQALIRQQPVQADGREALREELAKRETGGVIFTTIQKFGLQEGEQAHPVLNERHNIIVISDEAHRSQYGFSQSMKLNEANRTGTYRVGYAKHLRDALPNASFIGFTGTPISLEDKDTQAVFGQYVSIYDFDDAVKDGATVPLSYEPRQIKIDASSDFENAVKEAQDLFVEDENSYRFRLRETLMGTDERLQRLAEDFVQHFEQRDALVESKAMLVTMSRKICVKLYEKITALRPQWHSDDVNEGAIKIVMTGSADDSDEIQRHIYSAQDKKLLERRFKDPDDPLKIVIVRDMWLTGFDAPCCNTIYIDKPMRGHNLMQAIARVNRVFRNKSRENGGLIVDYVGIVEELKEAKLEYSRANGKGDIIVDIAKVKAKMLEYFDIIRGLFATPVKGESFKLYDALQLEDETALFHQIMLGGNHIMALDHQENKPQNNPKNDRTLSENSRRKVFLNAVRSAKKGYCLCGTLPGVKAYEKELAFYDAVRAIIAKRSPGDKNNMADRQLKLVTLINRAVQADGAVNLLDMLHRDQPNISLLSEEFLDKVGKSKTKHLWLLAVERYLRSEIQNKGGVNIAVQKDFEQRLAEAMRKYNNHTISILDVLDELIKMAKDFAERLQRGEKLGLSPAEIAFYDALARNESAVRELGDDALKNLAKAITDKLRKSATIDWQYKEAVRAKMRNLVRVTLRLFKYPPDKCDEAIQFVLEQAEVIADELTG comes from the coding sequence ATGCTCATCAACGAAAACACCATTGAACAAGCCTGTTTGCAACATTTGCAGGAATTGGGCTGGGATTATACGCACGGTTCGACCATCAATGCTGATGGGGAAAATCCTTGGCGGTTGCGGACGGACGAGGTGGTGTTTCGGGCGGTGTTGCGTGAGGCGGTGGAGCGGTTAAATCCGCAGTTGCCGTCTGCAACGGTGGACGAAGTGGTGGCGTTGGTGTGCAAAACGGATATTACGGATTTAACGGAACGCAATCAGCAAGCCTATCGCTATTTGCGTGAGGGCGTTCGGGTGGAGTATCGGGAAAATGATGAGCAAAAAGTGGAGTTTGCCCGTTTGATTGATTTTCAACAGCCGAGCCTGAACCGTTTTGATGTGGTGAACCAGCTAACGATTGCAGGGCGAAAAGGTAATCGCCGTCCTGATGTGATTTGTTATATCAATGGTTTGCCTGTGGTGGTGTTGGAGTTGAAAAATCCTTTGAAAGAGAATGCGGATTTGCCACAGGCGTTTAATCAGTTGCAGACTTATAAGCAGGAAATCGGCGATTTGTTTGTGTATAACCAAGCGCTTGTGATTAGCGATGGTATTCTGGCAAAAGTCGGTTCGCTGACGGCGGATTTGGAGCGGTTTACTCCTTGGCGTGTGGTGGACGAGAAGAACAAGCAACGTATTTCCTTTGAACACGAGTTGGAAGGCTTGGTGCGTGGTTTGCTTAACCCAGTGAGTTTGTTGGATTATATCCAGAATTTTATTGTGTTTGAGCAGACATCAAGCGGTCGTTTGGTGAAGAAAATTGCCGCTTATCATCAATTCTACGGCGTGAATGAAGCGGTGGATTGTACGCTGTGGGCGGCAAGCGAGCAGGGCAATGGCAAAATCGGGGTAATGTGGCATACACAGGGTTCGGGCAAGTCGTTGTCGATGTTGTTTTATGCCGGCAAATTGTTGTCGCAAGCGGAGTTACGCAACCCGACTATTGTGGTGGTTACCGACCGCAATGATTTAGACGGTCAGCTTTATGCCACTTTTTCAGGCGGTCAGGCGTTAATTCGTCAGCAACCTGTGCAAGCAGACGGCAGGGAGGCGTTGCGTGAAGAACTTGCCAAGCGAGAAACAGGCGGTGTGATTTTTACCACTATTCAGAAATTCGGTCTGCAAGAGGGCGAGCAGGCACACCCTGTGCTAAACGAGCGACACAATATTATTGTGATTAGTGATGAGGCTCACCGTTCACAATACGGTTTTAGCCAAAGTATGAAACTCAATGAAGCAAACCGCACGGGGACATATCGGGTGGGCTATGCGAAGCATTTGCGTGATGCTCTGCCGAATGCATCTTTTATTGGTTTTACCGGTACGCCGATTAGCCTTGAAGATAAAGATACCCAAGCGGTATTTGGTCAATATGTGTCGATTTATGATTTTGATGATGCGGTGAAAGATGGGGCAACGGTGCCGTTATCTTATGAACCGCGTCAAATTAAGATTGATGCGAGTAGTGACTTTGAAAATGCGGTGAAAGAAGCACAAGACTTATTTGTTGAAGACGAAAACTCCTACCGTTTCCGCTTGCGTGAGACGCTGATGGGGACAGACGAGCGTTTGCAACGACTTGCTGAAGATTTTGTGCAACATTTTGAGCAACGTGATGCTTTAGTAGAAAGTAAGGCAATGTTGGTGACGATGAGTCGTAAAATTTGTGTGAAATTGTATGAAAAAATCACCGCACTTCGACCGCAGTGGCATAGTGATGATGTGAATGAAGGGGCGATTAAAATTGTGATGACGGGGTCGGCAGACGATTCTGATGAAATTCAAAGGCATATTTATTCTGCGCAAGATAAAAAACTGCTGGAACGCCGTTTTAAAGATCCTGATGATCCGCTGAAAATTGTGATTGTGCGTGATATGTGGCTAACGGGTTTTGATGCCCCTTGTTGTAATACCATTTATATCGATAAACCAATGCGTGGACATAATTTAATGCAGGCGATCGCGCGCGTAAACCGTGTGTTCCGCAACAAAAGCCGTGAAAATGGTGGTTTGATTGTGGATTATGTAGGTATTGTGGAAGAACTGAAAGAAGCGAAATTGGAATATTCGCGCGCAAACGGTAAAGGCGACATTATCGTGGATATTGCGAAAGTAAAAGCCAAGATGTTGGAGTATTTCGACATTATTCGTGGACTATTTGCGACACCTGTAAAAGGCGAAAGTTTTAAACTGTATGATGCCTTGCAATTAGAAGATGAAACGGCGTTGTTCCATCAAATTATGTTGGGTGGCAACCATATTATGGCATTAGATCATCAAGAAAATAAACCCCAAAATAACCCCAAAAATGACCGCACTTTGTCAGAAAACTCTCGTCGCAAAGTCTTTTTAAATGCAGTTCGCAGTGCGAAAAAGGGGTATTGTTTGTGTGGGACTTTACCTGGTGTCAAAGCATATGAGAAAGAGCTTGCCTTTTATGATGCGGTGCGTGCAATTATTGCGAAACGTTCGCCAGGCGATAAAAACAATATGGCAGATCGTCAGTTAAAATTGGTGACGCTTATCAATCGGGCTGTGCAGGCAGATGGTGCAGTGAATTTGCTGGATATGTTACATCGCGACCAACCTAATATCAGTTTATTATCTGAAGAATTTTTAGATAAAGTTGGGAAAAGTAAAACAAAACATCTGTGGTTGCTTGCGGTAGAGCGTTATCTTCGTTCTGAAATCCAGAATAAAGGCGGGGTGAATATTGCGGTGCAAAAGGATTTCGAGCAACGTTTAGCGGAAGCGATGCGTAAATATAATAATCATACTATTAGTATTTTAGACGTGCTTGATGAATTGATTAAGATGGCAAAAGATTTTGCGGAGCGTTTACAACGCGGTGAGAAGTTAGGTTTATCACCTGCGGAAATCGCCTTTTACGATGCCCTTGCTCGCAATGAAAGTGCGGTGCGAGAATTGGGCGATGATGCCTTGAAAAACTTGGCAAAAGCGATTACTGATAAATTACGCAAATCCGCCACCATTGACTGGCAATACAAAGAAGCCGTGCGAGCAAAAATGCGAAACTTGGTGCGTGTTACGTTGAGATTATTCAAATATCCGCCAGATAAATGCGATGAAGCAATCCAATTTGTGTTGGAACAAGCGGAAGTGATTGCAGATGAATTGACGGGTTAA
- a CDS encoding ROK family protein, translating into MKTTSYDYKYQHLGTVYRLIEQFELISRTDLAKLSGFAPASMTVLTKTLIDNKFILERTSQNLPSRGRPAVGLAVSPFYWHYLCLTIATNKLSVTLCDLSGKLIQLCDYPITQEEYSNLDDYILSSLQHFATQIDIEQKNLFAISVSVVGKIDATRRIITQLGQHLIHCPIVDRLATRFSQPILLNEHFQLWFLAESALGSLISNDNVIFLQLDDTVNLSVLLKGALLHQDEHKRMSVDKMIMPKFSALSDEIAEGLNDVERYQLANQVTFPALISLIDRYLPNTLTTTQDKIAWFCEQVEQKNDKAHPILEHITDNLAYMLMNLVNIFSTEKIMLNSPLLRIKQPLFEQIQAKLKQNLLLSDLNIDLVTSQYDWDSTIIPSIAIKLGIYEGTLLKGTIEF; encoded by the coding sequence ATGAAAACCACATCTTATGATTATAAATATCAGCATTTAGGAACAGTTTACCGCTTAATTGAGCAATTTGAACTCATTTCACGCACAGATCTTGCAAAACTATCTGGCTTTGCTCCCGCATCCATGACCGTCTTAACCAAGACATTAATTGATAATAAATTTATCTTAGAAAGAACATCGCAAAATCTACCTTCTCGTGGCAGACCCGCCGTGGGACTCGCCGTATCCCCTTTTTATTGGCATTATCTCTGTCTAACGATTGCGACAAATAAATTGTCTGTGACCTTATGTGATTTAAGCGGAAAACTGATTCAATTATGTGATTATCCTATTACTCAAGAAGAATACTCAAATTTAGATGACTATATTCTCTCTAGTTTACAACATTTTGCTACGCAAATTGATATTGAACAGAAGAATTTATTCGCTATTTCTGTCAGTGTTGTCGGAAAAATAGATGCAACTCGACGCATCATTACGCAATTAGGACAGCACCTTATCCATTGCCCGATTGTAGATCGATTAGCCACACGCTTTTCTCAGCCGATTTTACTCAATGAACATTTCCAACTTTGGTTTTTAGCAGAATCTGCTTTAGGGAGCCTAATTAGCAACGACAATGTGATTTTTTTACAATTAGATGATACGGTGAATCTTAGCGTATTGCTTAAAGGCGCTCTACTCCATCAAGATGAACATAAAAGAATGAGCGTAGATAAAATGATTATGCCGAAATTTAGTGCGTTAAGTGATGAAATTGCAGAAGGATTAAATGATGTGGAACGCTATCAATTAGCAAACCAAGTGACATTCCCTGCGCTTATTTCACTGATAGATCGCTATTTACCCAATACATTGACCACGACACAAGATAAAATCGCTTGGTTCTGCGAGCAAGTTGAGCAAAAAAATGATAAAGCCCACCCAATTCTTGAACATATCACCGATAACTTAGCCTATATGCTCATGAATTTGGTCAATATTTTCTCAACAGAAAAAATTATGCTCAACTCACCGCTACTTCGCATTAAACAGCCTTTATTTGAGCAAATTCAAGCGAAGCTAAAACAAAACTTACTGCTAAGTGACTTAAACATCGATCTCGTCACAAGCCAATATGATTGGGATAGTACAATTATTCCATCTATTGCGATTAAGTTAGGCATTTATGAAGGGACATTATTGAAAGGAACTATTGAGTTCTAA
- the rnd gene encoding ribonuclease D, producing the protein MNEQINYRWIENNEQLSEICHHAMKQAVVALDTEFIRTRTYYPKLGLIQLFDGQNICLIDPLVISDFSPFITLLADTKVMKVLHACSEDLEVFQHYFKQLPQPMLDTQIMAGFIGLGQSVGFAKLVLHYLNLELDKGASRTDWLIRPLTEVQCQYASADVYYLLPIYHALAEDLAKTPWQNAVKQECDALLEKRQMVSDPNKAYKEIGLAWQLNPQQLAVLQILAKWRVEEAEKRDLALNFIIKEQNLWQIAKQQPKHTSSLLEFMHPNEVRIHGKKLLWLVEQGKAVLPEHYPAPISRIMDEPGYKQTLKKLQQKLSEIQPDDLAVELLASKRQLNQLFTWYRKGQSTEKLPELLKGWRAEYGKQLLESCFE; encoded by the coding sequence ATGAACGAACAGATAAATTATCGTTGGATTGAAAATAATGAACAGTTATCAGAGATTTGTCATCATGCCATGAAGCAGGCTGTTGTCGCATTAGATACGGAATTTATTAGAACTCGCACCTATTATCCTAAATTAGGGTTAATTCAACTGTTTGATGGGCAAAATATTTGCCTGATCGACCCGCTTGTAATTAGCGATTTTTCGCCTTTTATCACCTTATTAGCTGACACAAAGGTGATGAAGGTGCTACACGCGTGTAGTGAAGATTTAGAAGTCTTTCAACACTATTTTAAGCAACTTCCACAGCCGATGTTAGATACGCAAATTATGGCTGGATTTATTGGGCTAGGGCAGTCTGTAGGCTTTGCAAAATTAGTCTTACATTATCTCAACCTTGAATTAGATAAAGGTGCATCAAGAACCGATTGGCTGATTCGTCCATTAACGGAAGTACAATGTCAATATGCGAGCGCAGATGTTTATTATTTATTGCCGATTTATCACGCCTTAGCGGAAGATTTAGCCAAAACACCTTGGCAAAATGCCGTTAAACAAGAATGTGATGCACTGCTTGAAAAACGACAAATGGTCTCTGATCCAAATAAAGCCTATAAAGAGATTGGTTTGGCATGGCAGTTAAATCCACAACAGTTAGCCGTATTACAAATACTCGCAAAATGGCGTGTGGAAGAAGCCGAAAAGCGAGATTTGGCGTTAAATTTTATTATTAAAGAGCAAAATCTATGGCAAATTGCCAAACAGCAACCTAAGCATACATCAAGCTTGCTTGAATTTATGCATCCAAATGAAGTGCGAATTCATGGTAAAAAGCTATTATGGCTTGTGGAGCAAGGTAAAGCGGTATTGCCTGAACATTATCCAGCCCCTATTTCTCGAATTATGGATGAGCCTGGCTATAAACAGACGTTAAAAAAATTACAACAGAAACTCAGCGAAATTCAACCTGATGATTTAGCTGTGGAACTATTAGCGAGTAAACGTCAGTTAAATCAGCTTTTTACGTGGTATAGAAAAGGGCAGAGTACTGAAAAATTGCCCGAATTATTAAAAGGGTGGAGAGCAGAGTACGGAAAACAGCTGTTAGAAAGTTGTTTTGAGTAA
- a CDS encoding glucose/sorbosone family PQQ-dependent dehydrogenase: MKKTVVATLIGLTLNVAFANDVAKPAEPTKVETVKTVVTEDSAFKASVLIDNLNNPWDMVWGADGNIWVTERQGKQISIVNPNTAEHKVLYTFEQAFAVPPHQGVLGLALHPNFLKNSKEDFVYAYYTYSSTNGDKSDFGRIVRLTYDPQAQKLTDETVILDKLPAGDDHNAGRLIFGKDGKLYLTLGDNGYNQFGNSCKEIRSQNIPTVEDIAAKNYEDYRGKVLRINADGSIPEDNPRIQNIKSHVYAYGFRNPQGLVFVGNKLFNVDQGPGTDDEVNAVEAGGNYGWPHIAGYQDNQAYSYVNYSKVENCEKAPMYDGTTVDKSVTVERKKETDAELDNFKEPLKTFFTVPNSYNFNDPKCNGDYICWPTVATTSIAYYPKDGKIKSFQNSLLVTGVKTGTLYRMPLDANAQQVQGEVITHFRTDNRYRMVLVSPDTGKVFVATDSAGYIMGKDSVPTKEMANKGAILVFEAK, encoded by the coding sequence ATGAAAAAAACAGTAGTGGCGACATTGATTGGTTTAACGCTAAATGTCGCTTTTGCAAATGATGTGGCAAAACCGGCTGAACCAACAAAAGTAGAAACCGTAAAAACGGTGGTGACTGAAGATAGTGCTTTTAAAGCATCTGTTTTAATTGATAATCTCAATAATCCTTGGGATATGGTTTGGGGGGCAGATGGCAATATTTGGGTGACAGAACGTCAAGGTAAACAGATTTCGATTGTCAATCCAAATACCGCAGAACATAAGGTACTTTATACCTTTGAACAGGCGTTTGCCGTACCGCCACATCAAGGTGTTCTAGGGCTCGCTTTACATCCAAATTTCTTAAAAAATAGCAAAGAAGATTTCGTTTATGCTTATTACACTTATTCATCAACCAATGGCGATAAGTCTGATTTTGGGCGAATTGTACGTTTAACCTATGATCCACAAGCTCAAAAACTTACAGATGAAACGGTGATTCTTGATAAATTACCTGCGGGTGATGATCACAATGCAGGACGTTTGATTTTCGGTAAAGATGGCAAACTATATCTTACGTTGGGCGACAATGGTTACAACCAGTTTGGCAATAGTTGTAAAGAAATTCGTTCTCAAAACATTCCAACCGTTGAAGATATTGCTGCTAAAAATTATGAAGATTATCGTGGAAAAGTCTTGCGTATCAATGCAGATGGCTCAATTCCTGAAGATAACCCACGTATTCAAAACATTAAAAGCCACGTTTATGCCTACGGTTTCCGTAATCCACAAGGTTTAGTGTTTGTTGGAAATAAATTATTTAACGTTGATCAAGGCCCTGGCACAGATGATGAAGTGAATGCTGTTGAAGCTGGAGGGAACTATGGTTGGCCACATATTGCAGGTTATCAAGATAATCAAGCATATAGCTACGTTAATTATTCTAAAGTAGAAAATTGTGAAAAAGCACCAATGTATGATGGTACGACCGTAGATAAAAGCGTGACAGTGGAACGCAAAAAAGAGACGGATGCTGAATTAGACAACTTCAAAGAGCCATTAAAAACCTTCTTTACCGTGCCAAATAGCTATAATTTTAACGATCCAAAATGTAATGGTGACTATATTTGTTGGCCAACCGTAGCGACGACAAGCATTGCCTATTATCCAAAAGATGGAAAAATTAAAAGCTTCCAAAACTCATTATTAGTTACAGGGGTAAAAACAGGGACGTTATACCGTATGCCATTAGATGCAAATGCACAACAAGTCCAAGGTGAAGTGATTACACATTTCCGTACAGATAACCGTTACCGTATGGTGTTGGTAAGCCCAGATACCGGTAAAGTGTTTGTTGCAACAGACAGTGCGGGTTACATCATGGGTAAAGATAGCGTACCAACCAAAGAAATGGCAAATAAAGGTGCAATTTTAGTATTTGAAGCAAAATAA